The following are encoded together in the Ignavibacteria bacterium genome:
- a CDS encoding Glu/Leu/Phe/Val dehydrogenase: protein MATKNFNAFAMAQAQFDNVAEILNLDQATRDLLRTPMREYHVSIPIKMDDGTSKVFKGFRCQHNDARGPSKGGIRFHPQETIDTVKALSMWMTWKCAVVDIPLGGSKGGVICDPHNLSMREQEQICRGWVRQISKDIGPLRDVPAPDVMTNAQHMLWMLDEYEAINGAKYPGLITGKPVGMGGSLGRTEATGYGVIFTLREALKEMKIDPKNTTASVQGFGNVAQHAIDLYTKLGGKVVAVSCWDQEDQTSYTFVKKDGIDRNTLRGITDKFGGIDKEKAKGLGYQVLPGEAWIEQDVDILLPCALENQVTGETIKKISNKVKVIAEGANGPTTPEADAVIKQKGLMVIPDFLANAGGVTCSYFEQVQCNMNYYWEKEEVLSKLDLKMTAAFLAVSELSRKKKLYMRDAAYVIAVDRVVHACKDRGWI, encoded by the coding sequence ATGGCAACAAAAAATTTCAATGCTTTTGCAATGGCTCAGGCACAGTTTGATAACGTAGCCGAGATTTTAAATTTAGACCAGGCAACTCGTGATTTGCTTAGAACACCCATGAGAGAATACCACGTCTCTATACCTATTAAAATGGACGATGGTACTTCGAAAGTTTTTAAAGGATTTCGCTGTCAGCACAACGACGCTCGCGGTCCCAGCAAAGGCGGGATAAGATTCCACCCCCAGGAGACTATAGATACCGTTAAGGCTCTTTCTATGTGGATGACCTGGAAATGCGCTGTTGTTGATATTCCGCTCGGCGGTTCTAAAGGTGGCGTCATCTGTGACCCGCACAATCTAAGCATGAGAGAACAGGAACAGATTTGCAGAGGCTGGGTTAGACAAATTTCTAAAGATATCGGTCCGCTCAGAGACGTACCTGCTCCTGACGTTATGACTAACGCTCAGCACATGCTATGGATGCTCGATGAGTATGAAGCTATCAATGGTGCAAAATATCCCGGTCTCATTACAGGTAAACCGGTCGGGATGGGCGGCTCACTCGGTAGAACTGAGGCAACGGGTTACGGTGTGATTTTCACTCTCCGCGAAGCTTTAAAGGAGATGAAGATTGATCCTAAAAACACTACTGCAAGTGTTCAGGGTTTTGGAAACGTTGCACAGCATGCTATTGATTTATACACTAAGCTCGGAGGTAAAGTTGTAGCAGTCTCCTGCTGGGACCAGGAAGACCAAACATCTTATACTTTTGTTAAGAAAGACGGCATTGACAGAAACACTCTTCGGGGGATTACTGATAAATTCGGCGGTATAGATAAAGAAAAAGCTAAAGGACTCGGATATCAGGTGCTTCCCGGTGAAGCCTGGATTGAACAGGATGTTGATATTCTTCTTCCATGTGCGCTCGAGAATCAGGTCACGGGCGAGACTATTAAGAAGATTAGTAACAAGGTTAAGGTTATTGCAGAAGGTGCAAACGGTCCCACAACACCCGAAGCAGATGCTGTCATAAAGCAAAAAGGTCTTATGGTCATTCCGGACTTCCTCGCTAATGCAGGCGGTGTGACTTGCAGCTATTTTGAACAGGTTCAATGCAACATGAATTATTACTGGGAAAAGGAAGAGGTTTTAAGCAAGCTCGACCTTAAGATGACAGCTGCTTTCCTTGCTGTAAGTGAACTTTCCAGAAAGAAAAAGCTTTATATGAGAGACGCTGCATACGTTATAGCTGTTGACAGGGTTGTTCACGCTTGTAAAGATAGAGGTTGGATTTAA
- a CDS encoding aminotransferase class I/II-fold pyridoxal phosphate-dependent enzyme yields MKKFDPSVAIHDYLVFGEFGDVNPSITDSSTFTFLSTDKMSEIFEHEIEGCFLYSRHWNPINKYLSDTLARFEDTESAQVTASGMGAINCAIMQLCNAGDEIISSHTIYGGTYALFKNFLPKFNIKVKFVDITNLAQVKRAVTKKTKVIYCETISNPLLEIADIPKLSKIAKSAKAKLVVDNTFSPMIVSPVRLGADVVIHSMTKYINGTSDCVAGCICSSHDFISKLNDVNSGASMLLGTVLDSTRAASILKNLHSLHLRLQKHSGNAMYMATQFKKLGIKTYYPGFKNHKGHNTLLSMMNKGFGFGGIVAIDLLDEVKANNLMEMMQLEKVGYLAVSLGYFKTLFSSPSHSTSSEIPEDEQKKIGLGKGLIRFSFGLDNNIPETFDRIKKCMKKLNIIK; encoded by the coding sequence ATGAAAAAATTTGACCCCAGTGTTGCCATTCATGATTATCTTGTGTTTGGCGAATTTGGTGACGTGAATCCGTCAATAACTGATTCTTCAACTTTTACGTTTCTTTCTACCGATAAAATGTCAGAGATTTTTGAACATGAGATAGAGGGATGCTTCCTCTATTCGCGTCATTGGAATCCGATTAATAAATATCTTTCCGATACTCTGGCAAGGTTCGAAGATACTGAGTCTGCACAGGTTACTGCCTCTGGTATGGGCGCAATCAACTGTGCCATTATGCAGCTATGTAATGCTGGTGACGAAATTATTTCTAGCCATACTATCTATGGCGGTACTTATGCTTTATTTAAAAACTTCCTTCCGAAGTTTAATATTAAAGTTAAATTCGTTGACATCACAAACCTTGCACAAGTTAAACGTGCGGTAACTAAGAAAACTAAAGTTATCTATTGCGAAACCATCAGTAATCCGCTCCTTGAAATTGCCGATATACCTAAGCTTTCTAAAATTGCTAAATCAGCAAAAGCTAAGCTAGTTGTCGATAATACTTTCTCGCCTATGATTGTATCTCCCGTAAGGCTTGGTGCCGATGTAGTGATTCATAGCATGACCAAATATATTAACGGTACAAGCGATTGCGTCGCAGGATGTATTTGCTCTTCTCATGATTTTATTTCAAAACTGAACGATGTCAACAGCGGTGCTTCGATGCTTCTCGGTACCGTACTCGATAGCACCCGCGCCGCAAGCATTCTCAAGAATCTTCATTCTTTGCATCTTCGACTTCAAAAACATAGCGGGAATGCAATGTACATGGCAACTCAGTTTAAAAAACTCGGCATTAAAACTTATTATCCGGGCTTCAAAAACCACAAAGGTCATAACACCTTATTATCAATGATGAACAAAGGATTTGGCTTCGGTGGTATTGTTGCTATAGACCTCCTCGATGAAGTTAAAGCAAACAATCTTATGGAAATGATGCAGCTCGAAAAAGTTGGCTACCTTGCAGTATCACTCGGCTATTTCAAAACTCTATTCAGCTCGCCAAGCCATAGCACTTCATCAGAAATACCCGAAGACGAGCAGAAAAAAATTGGTCTCGGTAAAGGTCTAATCAGATTCTCTTTCGGTCTCGATAATAATATACCGGAAACCTTCGACAGAATTAAGAAGTGCATGAAAAAACTAAACATTATTAAATAA
- the lhgO gene encoding L-2-hydroxyglutarate oxidase encodes MDRSFEVIVAGGGIVGLATAYTILKKNKNIKLLLIEKEPGVSRHQTGNNSGVIHSGIYYKPGSLKATNCIRGYKMLLDFCDENAVTYDICGKVIVATDDSEIPAMMTLYERGNDNGLEGLKILNETELKELEPYVTGVKGIFVPQTGIIDYKVVSNKIYENILSLGGKVIFEEKLTMIKEHECSVEVRTNKNYYTANKLITCCGLQADKAAGLNNKNLRIRIIPFRGEYYKIKKEKSYLVKNLIYPVPDPNFPFLGVHYTRKMNGEIEAGPNAVFAFKREGYKKFDIDFGDLINSLSWRGFQRVAGKFMKTGLMEYYRSFSKPAFTRALQKLTPAITKNDLAEGGAGVRAQACDIDGKLVDDFLFIENKNVLHVCNAPSPAATSCLAIGEAIVERVSGE; translated from the coding sequence ATGGATAGAAGTTTTGAGGTGATAGTAGCGGGCGGCGGTATAGTCGGCCTGGCTACAGCTTATACAATTCTGAAAAAGAACAAGAATATTAAACTACTTCTTATAGAAAAAGAGCCGGGGGTTTCACGGCATCAGACGGGAAACAACAGCGGAGTGATACATTCAGGGATTTACTATAAGCCGGGTAGTTTGAAGGCGACGAACTGCATTAGGGGTTATAAAATGCTGCTGGACTTCTGTGATGAAAATGCAGTGACTTATGACATATGCGGGAAAGTGATTGTTGCGACAGATGATTCAGAGATACCAGCGATGATGACTCTTTATGAAAGAGGAAACGATAACGGTTTGGAGGGGCTTAAAATACTGAACGAGACGGAGCTAAAGGAGCTGGAGCCTTATGTGACTGGCGTTAAGGGGATATTTGTTCCGCAGACGGGTATAATAGACTACAAGGTTGTATCGAATAAAATTTACGAGAACATTTTAAGTCTCGGAGGGAAGGTTATTTTTGAAGAAAAACTTACGATGATAAAAGAACATGAGTGCTCGGTTGAGGTAAGAACAAATAAGAATTATTACACTGCAAATAAACTGATAACGTGCTGCGGTTTGCAGGCAGATAAGGCTGCGGGGCTTAACAACAAGAATTTAAGAATAAGGATCATACCATTCAGGGGAGAGTATTATAAGATAAAGAAAGAGAAATCTTATCTTGTGAAGAATTTAATTTACCCTGTGCCCGACCCGAATTTTCCATTTCTTGGTGTACATTACACAAGAAAGATGAACGGAGAAATTGAAGCGGGACCGAATGCGGTATTTGCTTTTAAGAGAGAGGGATACAAAAAGTTTGATATTGACTTTGGAGATTTGATTAACAGTTTATCGTGGAGAGGTTTTCAGAGGGTTGCGGGGAAGTTTATGAAAACGGGATTGATGGAGTATTACAGGTCGTTTTCAAAACCGGCATTTACCCGTGCACTTCAAAAACTTACACCTGCAATAACCAAAAACGATTTAGCAGAAGGTGGAGCGGGTGTAAGAGCTCAAGCATGCGATATAGACGGGAAGCTTGTTGATGACTTTTTGTTTATAGAAAATAAGAATGTTCTGCATGTTTGCAATGCACCATCGCCTGCGGCGACGTCGTGTTTAGCTATTGGAGAGGCGATTGTTGAGAGAGTGAGTGGGGAGTAA
- a CDS encoding PEP/pyruvate-binding domain-containing protein — MSNYHSFSRYQRKFFDADDDFTIIGNGSIGAKAKGLAFIKKHLLENKEIKEFKDFIVTIPRLTVIATDFFDEFMVLNNLYDVVYSDDSDTYVAHKFQKAELPVALVGDLRSIVTNLSTPLAVRSSSLFEDAVDEPFAGIYATKMISNNQLDEDTRFKRLIEAVKLVYASTFFKKAKDYMASVYKRPKDEKMAVIIQEVVGDRYGDKFYPMISGVARSYNFYTTGKSKPEEGVVNLALGLGKTIVDGSVSWTFSPAYPNVSPPFSSIRNLMDNTQRKFWAVNMSKSCLYDPANEEEYMVHTDINEAETDGTLDLVCSTYDAGSDRIKPGISINGPRVINFNPILDLNIISLNPVIKKLLKVSEDVLEAAVEIEFAVNISDDRKVLPRFGFLQVRPMTVTNETVNIEGHEFTESLFNSNFVLGNGVVDFIDDVVFLKPEVFDIARSKDIALELESINKIMKAENRKYLLAGFGRWGSSDEWLGIPVEWAQISNAKVIIEAMLPSFNVELSQGSHFFHNINSFQVLYFSIKSDRVENIDWSWTLDSETKHELNFTKHIKLKKPLIIKVDGRIAKGVILK; from the coding sequence ATGAGTAACTACCATAGTTTCTCGAGATATCAAAGAAAGTTTTTTGATGCCGACGATGACTTTACTATTATTGGTAACGGCTCTATAGGCGCTAAAGCTAAGGGTTTAGCTTTTATTAAAAAGCATCTTCTCGAAAACAAAGAAATCAAGGAGTTTAAGGATTTCATTGTTACAATTCCCCGCCTTACAGTTATAGCTACAGATTTTTTTGACGAGTTCATGGTTTTAAACAATCTTTACGACGTTGTTTACTCCGACGATTCCGATACTTACGTTGCTCACAAGTTCCAGAAAGCAGAACTTCCCGTTGCTCTTGTCGGTGACCTGCGCTCTATAGTTACAAATCTTTCAACCCCTCTAGCTGTGCGTTCTTCCAGTTTGTTCGAAGACGCTGTTGACGAACCCTTTGCGGGCATATATGCGACCAAGATGATTTCTAATAACCAGCTCGACGAGGATACAAGGTTTAAGCGTCTGATTGAAGCCGTAAAACTGGTCTATGCCTCTACTTTCTTTAAAAAAGCAAAAGACTACATGGCTTCGGTTTATAAACGCCCCAAAGATGAAAAGATGGCAGTTATCATTCAGGAGGTTGTTGGTGATAGATACGGCGATAAATTCTACCCGATGATTTCAGGTGTTGCACGCTCTTATAATTTCTATACTACCGGCAAGTCGAAACCCGAAGAAGGTGTGGTAAATCTTGCTCTGGGTCTTGGTAAGACTATTGTTGATGGAAGCGTTTCATGGACGTTCTCGCCCGCTTACCCGAATGTGTCTCCTCCGTTTAGTTCGATACGTAACCTGATGGATAATACGCAAAGAAAGTTCTGGGCTGTAAATATGAGTAAATCCTGCCTGTACGACCCTGCTAATGAAGAAGAATATATGGTACATACTGATATTAATGAGGCTGAAACAGATGGTACCCTCGACCTTGTTTGCTCTACTTATGATGCGGGCTCCGATAGGATTAAACCGGGTATTAGTATAAATGGACCAAGGGTAATAAATTTTAATCCTATACTTGACCTGAATATAATATCATTAAATCCCGTTATTAAAAAATTATTAAAAGTAAGCGAAGATGTTTTAGAAGCTGCCGTAGAGATTGAATTTGCCGTCAATATTAGTGATGACAGGAAAGTACTTCCACGATTTGGATTTCTGCAGGTTAGGCCTATGACAGTTACAAACGAGACGGTTAACATTGAGGGGCATGAGTTTACTGAATCTCTGTTCAATTCAAACTTTGTGCTCGGAAATGGTGTAGTGGATTTTATTGATGATGTCGTTTTTTTAAAGCCGGAAGTTTTCGATATAGCCCGCTCGAAGGATATTGCTCTGGAGCTTGAATCAATAAACAAGATTATGAAAGCTGAAAACCGCAAGTATCTTTTAGCCGGTTTCGGCAGATGGGGAAGCTCTGATGAATGGCTGGGTATCCCGGTTGAATGGGCGCAAATTTCAAACGCGAAAGTTATAATCGAAGCTATGCTTCCCAGCTTTAATGTTGAACTGAGCCAGGGTTCTCACTTTTTTCATAACATTAATAGTTTTCAGGTGCTATATTTCTCTATTAAATCCGACAGGGTTGAAAACATTGATTGGTCATGGACTTTAGATTCAGAAACCAAACATGAACTAAACTTTACTAAACATATAAAACTTAAAAAACCTTTAATAATAAAAGTTGACGGCAGAATCGCAAAGGGGGTTATCTTAAAATGA